One Coffea arabica cultivar ET-39 chromosome 5c, Coffea Arabica ET-39 HiFi, whole genome shotgun sequence DNA window includes the following coding sequences:
- the LOC113688828 gene encoding uncharacterized protein, which translates to MENGNGHANGSSEANGHVEPLRSISYRPRGGGDRVRYSPADRHPRCQCRVTYAYPNALVLSLDDEHRHLWDANHTLTQDVEELSIMVDTQFDRIADLEIRLTAEHNMLEVAQLEIERQRSRVTRLTEGIRDRSAGIRADASMLMDEATSYLQENEQAGAEEDPEEDLAEDIAPDSPAEG; encoded by the coding sequence ATGGAGAATGGAAATGGGCATGCTAATGGTAGTAGCGAGGCTAATGGACACGTAGAACCGCTAAGATCCATTTCCTATAGACCTCGAGGAGGAGGAGACCGAGTTCGATACTCCCCAGCTGATAGGCACCCTAGGTGCCAATGTAGGGTCACGTACGCGTATCCCAACGCGTTGGTATTATCTCTTGATGATGAGCACCGCCACTTGTGGGACGCTAACCACACCTTGACCCAGGATGTGGAGGAGCTGAGTATCATGGTGGATACCCAGTTCGACCGCATAGCCGATTTGGAGATTAGGCTAACTGCTGAGCATAATATGCTGGAGGTTGCTCAATTGGAGATAGAGCGACAGAGGTCTAGAGTGACCCGACTTACTGAGGGGATCAGAGATAGGAGTGCTGGCATCAGGGCTGATGCTTCTATGCTTATGGATGAGGCCACTAGTTACCTTCAGGAGAATGAACAGGCAGGCGccgaggaggatccggaggaggatctgGCTGAAGACATtgctcctgatagccctgctgaGGGTTAG